A single Fusarium oxysporum Fo47 chromosome IV, complete sequence DNA region contains:
- a CDS encoding putative argininosuccinate lyase codes for MVTFNESLPFDKALHEADVRGSITYAKALLQLDLLTDEELSEITTGLEAVEKEWADGKFVIHPAVDEDIHTANERRLAELIGPTIAGKLHTGRSRNEQIATDLRLWVRAQLDGLSEQLRAALTVCAGRAKAGVDVLMPGYTHFQRAQPILQWSSLLMVHLSRLSEDLILYSTAEFSFVRVADAYSTGSSLMPQKKNPDSLELIRGKAGRVLGQASGFLSTLKSLPTAYNKDIQESVEPLLDCVKTVSHCLRIAGGVLSTLQIDSEKMKAALTADMLATNVADYLLSLKRSALPADTTSLALLSARQRRRISPQFEADIVDVFDFERSVERRTAQGGTSRSSVLGQISAIEAYLAGN; via the exons ATGGTTACGTTCAACGAGTCGCTCCCCTTCGACAAGGCGTTGCACGAGGCCGATGTCAGGGGCTCCATCACCTATGCCAAGGCACTGCTGCAGCTCGACCTGCTCACTGACGAGGAGCTGAGCGAGATTACCACGGGCCTTGAAGCTGTCGAGAAGGAGTGGGCTGACGGCAAATTTGTCATCCAtcctgctgttgatgaggacaTCCACACGGCCAACGAGCGTCGTCTAGCTGAGCTCATCGGCCCAACCATCGCTGGCAAGCTTCATACAGGCCGTTCCCGCAACGAGCAGATCGCTACCGACCTGCGCCTTTGGGTGCGAGCCCAGCTTGATGGCCTTTCCGAACAACTGCGAGCCGCCCTCACTGTTTGCGCTGGCCGCGCCAAGGCAGGAGTCGATGTACTGATGCCCGGCTATACTCACTTCCAACGCGCCCAGCCT ATCCTGCAGTGGTCGAGCCTGCTGATGGTGCACCTTAGCCGCCTTAGCGAAGACTTGATTCTCTATTCAACAGCCGAGTTTAGTTTCGTTCGGGTTGCCGATGCTTATAGTACCGGCAGTAGTTTGATgccccagaagaagaacccCGATAGCCTCGAGCTGATTCGAGGAAAGGCTGGCAGGGTTTTGGGCCAG GCATCGGGCTTTCTTTCCACTCTCAAGAGCCTTCCGACAGCGTATAACAAGGACATCCAGGAGTCAGTGGAGCCTCTTCTCGACTGCGTCAAGACGGTTTCGCACTGTCTGCGAATCGCCGGCGGCGTCCTAAGCACGCTGCAAATTGATtctgagaagatgaaggcagcCCTAACAGCCGACATGCTCGCCACTAACGTCGCCGACTATCTACTAAGTCTTAAAAGGAGTGCCCTTCCGGCAGACACCACATCGCTGGCGCTGTTGTCCGCAAGGCAGAGGAGAAGG ATCTCACCCCAGTTCGAGGCTGACATTGTCGACGTCTTCGACTTCGAGAGGAGCGTTGAGAGGAGGACTGCCCAGGGGGGCACGAGCCGGAGCTCAGTACTAGGCCAAATCTCCGCTATCGAGGCCTATCTTGCTGGTAATTAA
- a CDS encoding class I glutamine amidotransferase-like protein — protein sequence MFSRLASFAKPAAKSASASGRTMLQVRYLSEKAVAGSKGRTMPFSAARATAPAASLPATLTIRDGPVFQGKAFGANANISGEAVFTTSLVGYPESMTDPSYRGQILVFTQPLIGNYGVPSAVRDEYNLLKYFESPHVQCAGIVVSDVAVNYSHWTAVESLGEWCAREGVPAISGVDTRAIVTHLREQGSSLARISIGEEYDADEDEGFVDPGQINLVKRVTTKAPFVVESPGASLHVALIDCGVKENILRSLVSRGASVTVFPYDYPIHKVSQHFDGVFISNGPGDPTHCQATVHNLARLMETSNIPIMGICLGHQLLALAVGARTIKLKYGNRAHNIPALDLTTGLCHITSQNHGYAIDASTLPSDFKEYFVNLNDGSNEGMLHKTRPIFSTQFHPEAKGGPMDSSYLFDKYLQNVQLAKSNQVVFKDNRPTPLMLDIMSRERVGVEPTPLAATA from the exons ATGTTCTCCCGACTGGCTTCCTTTGCCAAACCCGCGGCCAAGTCCGCGTCGGCTTCTGGCCGAACCATGCTTCAGGTCCGATACCTGTCTGAGAAAGCTGTTGCTGGCAGCAAGGGCAGGACTATGCCCTTCTCTGCTGCTCGAGCTACTGCTCCTGCTGCTTCTCTCCCCGCCACTCTCACCATTCGA GATGGTCCTGTTTTCCAGGGCAAGGCTTTCGGCGCCAACGCCAACATCTCTGGTGAGGCTGTCTTCACCACCTCTCTTGTTGGCTACCCCGAGTCCATGACGGACCCCTCCTACCGAGGCCAGATCCTCGTCTTCACCCAGCCCCTGATTGGCAACTACGGCGTTCCCTCCGCTGTCCGAGACGAGTATAATCTTCTCAAGTACTTCGAGTCCCCCCACGTTCAGTGTGCTGGTATCGTTGTCTCCGATGTCGCTGTCAACTACAGCCATTGGACTGCCGTCGAGAGTCTCGGCGAGTGGTGCGCCCGTGAGGGAGTTCCCGCCATTTCTGGCGTTGATACCCGCGCCATTGTCACCCATCTCCGAGAGCAGGGCTCTTCCCTGGCTAGGATCTCCATTGGAGAAGAGTACGATgccgacgaggatgagggtTTCGTTGACCCCGGCCAGATCAACCTGGTCAAGCGTGTCACCACCAAGGCTCCCTTCGTTGTTGAGTCCCCCGGTGCCTCTCTCCACGTTGCTCTGATCGACTGCGGTGTCAAGGAGAACATCCTTCGTAGCCTGGTCAGCCGAGGTGCTTCCGTCACAGTCTTCCCCTACGACTACCCCATCCACAAGGTCTCGCAGCACTTCGATGGTgtcttcatctccaacgGTCCCGGTGACCCTACTCATTGCCAGGCCACTGTCCACAATCTCGCCCGTCTGATGGAAACCTCCAACATTCCTATCATGGGTATTTGTCTCGGCCACCAGCTTCTGGCTCTTGCTGTCGGTGCTCGCaccatcaagctcaagtaCGGTAACCGAGCTCACAACATTCCCGCTCTCGACTTGACCACTGGCTTGTGCCACATCACCAGCCAGAACCACGGATACGCCATCGATGCCAGCACCCTTCCCAGCGACTTCAAGGAGTACTTCGTCAACCTCAACGACGGATCCAACGAGGGTATGCTCCACAAGACCCGCCCCATCTTCTCGACCCAGTTCCACCCCGAGGCGAAGGGTGGCCCTATGGACAGCTCTTACCTCTTCGACAAGTACCTCCAGAACGTCCAGCTTGCCAAGAGTAACCAGGTGGTTTTCAAGGATAACCGACCTACCCCTCTGATGCTCGATATCATGAGCCGAGAGCGCGTCGGTGTTGAGCCTACCCCTCTTGCCGCCACTGCTTGA
- a CDS encoding class I glutamine amidotransferase-like protein — translation MSAQKTSAIADQEPVDVLFAIHEKFDLLDFAGALEVFTTASHDFKDPDNNKAFEVTIVGPEPKVISDQGVVVGSQISYKEAHERLEDFDILVVVGGNSKEVVAKELQPLSLITDFSELQKRDPARERTILSICTGALFLGKQGILSGLSATTHPDFLTTFENICSDAATVNLQERTDVVEDARYVVNNLRFDLGEDESPYIRRKSDAGQGRRPSAARKGSMSFKDSNTRRESIVRRAAMRLGGLRVVTSGGVSSGIDAALYLVSAMIDDFTALEVARRLQWTWNKGVVVDGLDV, via the exons ATGAGTGCGCAGAAGACCTCGGCCATCGCTGACCAGGAGCCCGTTGACGTTCTCTTCGCCATTCACGAAAAGTTCGATCTTCTGGACTTTGCCGGCGCGCTCGAGGTCTTTACTACTGCTTCACACGATTTCAAGGACCCTGACA ACAACAAGGCCTTCGAGGTCACCATCGTCGGTCCTGAGCCCAAGGTCATCTCCGACCAGGGCGTCGTCGTTGGCTCCCAGATCTCCTACAAGGAGGCTCACGAACGTCTTGAGGACTTTgacatcctcgtcgtcgttgGTGGTAACTCCAAGGAGGTCGTCGCCAAAGAGCTCCAACCCCTCTCTCTCATCACCGACTTCTCGGAGCTTCAGAAGCGTGACCCTGCCCGCGAGCGTACCATCCTCTCTATCTGCACAGGTGCCCTCTTCCTTGGCAAACAGGGTATCCTCTCTGGCCTCTCTGCCACTACCCACCCCGACTTTCTCACCACCTTTGAGAACATTTGCAGCGATGCTGCTACCGTGAACCTTCAAGAACGTACCGACGTGGTTGAGGACGCTCGCTACGTCGTCAACAACCTTCGATTCGATCTCGGCGAGGACGAGAGCCCATACATCCGCCGCAAGTCCGATGCTGGTCAGGGACGTCGCCCTTCGGCAGCCCG AAAGGGAAGCATGTCGTTCAAGGATTCCAACACCCGCCGTGAGTCCATCGTACGCCGCGCAGCTATGCGACTTGGTGGTCTCCGGGTGGTCACATCCGGAGGTGTCAGCTCTGGCATTGATGCAGCCCTGTATCTTGTCAGCGCTATGATTGATGACTTTACTGCGTTGGAGGTGGCCAGGAGACTTCAGTGGACCTGGAACAAGGGTGTTGTCGTCGATGGTCTCGACGTCTAA
- a CDS encoding Hamartin protein-domain-containing protein — translation MASSASLKDLSKAIVAFLAEPTASLPDDLEKIIDAYLRRHQKYDDATADRLQEELLSIFDKHVKDKPSAFAPFLNILRQLLSILRTPERIFAWWDSCSALLAKSSPEKGVVEASLANIMEIISIAEEDHDGSDSDLSSNPLIDRLFTGWMEKLYPSVTEALSSLEPNERITREALVQFGKKHPKELFTALDRYFVKKQYRKAVLRFLGDYLQSQPPHVHQILQTPLFADILKCLQQDSSTTIVSAALTVVIMLLPQMPSSLVPHLPTLFNIYARLLFWSRERAGVVEPQPEDTDSSNWEQCSHEADVDDHPVYHLLNYYTILYGLYPINFMDYIRKPQRYLRHANVANANDMEVQPTEIRDQSERFRQCHLLHPNFFTLTIDSEKTDFGRWIKSEASEVVAECMALCLANDSNLSFGQPLSVSEASPSNEGFVKENHPSVPMTTAESHSGYRLPTSASTDSLASSRRPSALIRRGSQSSIPSTRDSIDARIREPNADSPTLGPHLIQSSSHTQLQDMIQSNKVIKSGLHQSLANDSVPSLSLSNQDSVADRPGPSLLGAPPTISTPLSLTETNTQVAHLQRQILLLQNDLNFERYLKQQHMAHIGDLRRRHMEEAVTEAETQNLLITNRNLKHRFEEAKKAEMQVRRDSEKSRALAKKWEADLSTKLKKLRDESKRLKADYEALQKELDNSTAERDKLRVLLCEAEVKEVNWKQNMQSIEIHSAEIDRLKSEVDRLTKVERDFQAKELEQQGAIAAAAGAESKVEALNLQLASREDEIERTRKLFQNQIATLQAKLSEAQEERSLPSRDSKAAIQAMLAASREKQAELQKQCDLLMRKYTALQSSFLDMKTETKPRQLRIETSLDGEHDSSSMSTSPVMMKTRPQRVLSSPDITEGTAYNVTPPLGHKPEAALSPKSGGWAHPPGSPLGTDASSLSMSPDHQRFGRSDGGRLLARSHSDLFASATHNRLRKDSKDKGKEEAGAKKDKKPSALRGIRGFMYE, via the exons ATGGCTTCATCGGC GTCGCTAAAGGACCTCTCCAAGGCGATCGTCGCCTTCCTCGCTGAGCCAACGGCTTCGCTGCCCGACGACTTAGAAAAGATCATTGATGCATACCTCCGTCGACACCAGAAATATGACGACGCTACGGCAGATCGCCTCCAGGAAGAGCTCCTGTCCATTTTTGACAAGCACGTCAAAGACAAACCTTCAGCCTTCGCGCCCTTTCTGAACATCCTTCGTCAACTACTTTCGATACTTCGAACTCCTGAGCGGATATTTGCATGGTGGGACTCGTGCTCTGCGCTTCTAGCCAAGTCCTCTCCCGAGAAAGGCGTTGTGGAAGCGTCACTGGCGAATATCATGGAAATCATATCAATTGCGGAAGAGGATCATGACGGTTCTGATTCTGACCTTTCCTCCAACCCACTCATTGACCGCCTGTTCACAGGATGGATGGAGAAGCTTTACCCGTCTGTCACCGAAGCGCTATCAAGCCTTGAGCCAAATGAGAGAATCACGCGGGAGGCTCTTGTGCAGTTCGGAAAGAAGCATCCCAAG GAGCTTTTTACTGCGCTTGATCGCTATTTTGTGAAGAAACAGTATCGCAAGGCTGTCCTGCGCTTCCTGGGCGACTATCTTCAAAGTCAACCTCCTCATGTTCACCAGATTCTACAAACGCCACTATTTGCTGATATTTTAAAATGCCTACAACAGGATAGCTCAACGACCATAGTGTCAGCCGCGCTGACAGTTGTCATCATGTTACTTCCACAGATGCCAAGCTCACTGGTTCCGCATCTACCCACGCTGTTCAACATCTATGCAAGGCTATTATTCTGGTCACGAGAACGGGCCGGCGTAGTTGAGCCTCAGCCAGAGGATACAGATTCATCCAATTGGGAACAATGCAGTCATGAGGCAGACGTCGATGATCACCCTGTCTATCACCTCCTGAACTACTATACCATTCTTTATGGTCTCTATCCCATCAACTTCATGGACTATATTCGCAAGCCTCAGAGATATCTACGTCACGCCAATGTTGCAAATGCCAACGATATGGAAGTTCAGCCTACCGAGATTCGAGACCAATCAGAAAGGTTCCGCCAATGCCATTTACTTCACCCAAACTTCTTCACCCTCACGATTGATTCGGAAAAGACGGATTTTGGTCGCTGGATCAAGAGCGAGGCCTCGGAGGTTGTTGCTGAGTGCATGGCTTTATGTCTCGCGAACGATTCCAACCTGTCTTTCGGACAGCCTTTGTCTGTATCTGAAGCGTCTCCATCTAACGAAGGATTTGTCAAAGAAAATCACCCTTCTGTTCCAATGACGACGGCTGAATCCCACAGCGGCTATCGTTTGCCTACATCCGCCAGTACGGACTCGTTAGCGAGTAGTCGTCGGCCATCAGCTCTAATTCGACGGGGTTCCCAATCAAGCATCCCATCAACTCGAGATTCTATTGATGCCAGGATAAGAGAACCAAACGCCGACAGTCCGACCCTTGGtcctcatctcatccaaTCTTCCTCCCATACACAACTACAGGACATGATCCAATCTAACAAGGTCATCAAGTCCGGTTTGCATCAGTCTTTGGCCAACGATAGCGTGCCATCACTATCACTCAGCAATCAAGATTCTGTGGCTGATCGGCCCGGCCCATCGCTACTGGGCGCTCCGCCAACTATCAGCACGCCCCTTTCCTTGACTGAGACGAATACACAAGTGGCTCATCTGCAGCGCCAGATCCTGCTTTTGCAGAATGACCTAAACTTTGAGAGATATTTGAAACAACAACATATGGCCCATATTGGTGACTTGCGCAGACGACATATGGAGGAAGCTGTGACAGAGGCAGAAACACAGAATCTACTCATCACAAACCGAAACTTGAAGCACCGGTTCGAGGAAGCGAAGAAAGCGGAGATGCAAGTTCGGAGGGATTCTGAGAAGAGTCGTGCCCTTGCGAAGAAGTGGGAAGCTGACCTTTCCACCAAGCTTAAGAAGCTGCGTGACGAATCAAAGCGACTCAAGGCTGACTATGAAGCGCTCCAGAAGGAGCTAGATAACTCCACGGCGGAGCGTGACAAGTTGAGGGTACTACTGTGCGAGGCCGAAGTCAAGGAGGTCAACTGGAAGCAGAATATGCAGTCCATTGAAATTCACAGCGCTGAAATCGACCGGTTGAAAAGTGAAGTCGATAGATTGACAAAGGTTGAACGTGATTTCCAGGCCAAGGAACTCGAGCAACAAGGGGCAATCGCTGCCGCTGCAGGAGCAGAGAGCAAAGTTGAGGCTCTGAATCTTCAACTCGCCAGTCGAGAGGATGAAATCGAGCGTACTAGGAAACTGTTCCAGAACCAAATTGCAACTCTACAAGCGAAGTTATCCGAGGCGCAGGAGGAAAGAAGTCTACCTTCTCGGGATAGCAAAGCAGCAATTCAGGCAATGCTCGCAGCGAGTCGAGAGAAGCAAGCTGAACTACAGAAGCAGTGCGACCTGCTGATGCGCAAATACACCGCCCTGCAGTCATCGTTCCTGGATATGAAGACGGAAACGAAGCCAAGACAGCTCAGGATCGAGACCTCACTAGATGGAGAGCATGATTCATCATCCATGTCAACGAGCCCCGTCATGATGAAAACGCGGCCACAGCGTGTGCTCTCAAGCCCTGACATCACAGAGGGCACTGCATACAATGTCACGCCACCTCTCGGGCACAAACCTGAAGCTGCCTTATCACCGAAGTCAGGGGGTTGGGCACATCCACCAGGGTCACCATTGGGAACAGATGCATCATCTCTATCCATGAGCCCAGATCACCAGCGATTCGGACGAAGTGATGGGGGACGATTACTTGCCAGGAGTCACTCGGACTTATTTGCCAGCGCAACACACAATCGACTCCGTAAAGATTCGAAAGACAAGGGTAAAGAGGAGGCAGGCGCGAAAAAAGACAAGAAACCATCGGCGTTGAGGGGAATTCGGGGGTTCATGTATGAATGA
- a CDS encoding P-loop containing nucleoside triphosphate hydrolase protein, whose translation MSSLEAKIVVLGAQGVGKTSLVMRYCKGAFNPAQITSTVGASFLTKRVVDSDSDTVVRLQIWDTAGQERFRSISRLYYRGANACILCYSITDAQSFADMGVWLMELRRNLPHDVVLHVVGTKADIVARDPSARQVPFERCIAYVAENLAPGMGSTPPPTATPYHVPTPMSGGQAMSPPSMEPRSPSSKRSSGFWAQEVGWDACHEISAETGEGVEEVFRVVTRKLVEQNRKMQQALLMATAIPGTPGYEAGMDGGYFAGADARGSFRVGRDRRSWLFSPGFSPAVTVEQAGTQEQTQADGWDRKERKKCC comes from the exons ATGTCGTCGCTCGAAGCCAAGATCGTCGTCCTCGGCGCCCAGGGCGTTGGGAAGACGTCTCTGGTTATGAGATACTGCAAGGGCGCATTCAACCCGGCTCAGATCACTTCTACCGTCGGCGCCAGCTTTCTCACGAAGCGCGTCGTTGACTCTGACTCCGATACCGTTGTGCGCCTTCAGATATGGGATACAG CCGGCCAAGAACGCTTTCGTTCTATCTCCCGCCTGTACTATCGCGGCGCAAACGCCTGCATCCTCTGCTATAGCATCACAGACGCACAGTCATTCGCCGATATGGGTGTATGGCTCATGGAACTTCGACGAAACCTCCCTCACGATGTCGTTCTTCACGTAGTCGGTACAAAAGCCGACATTGTCGCCCGCGATCCCTCAGCCCGCCAGGTCCCATTCGAACGTTGTATCGCATACGTTGCTGAGAACCTTGCCCCAGGCATGGGCAGCACGCCACCTCCGACCGCAACCCCTTACCACGTACCGACGCCTATGTCAGGTGGCCAGGCGATGTCTCCCCCGTCTATGGAGCCTCGGAGCCCCAGCTCGAAGCGTAGCTCTGGTTTCTGGGCACAGGAAGTTGGCTGGGACGCCTGTCATGAAATCAGCGCCGAAACAGGAGAGGGTGTCGAGGAAGTATTTCGTGTTGTCACACGcaagcttgttgagcagaACCGCAAGATGCAGCAGGCCCTTCTAATGGCCACTGCCATCCCTGGTACCCCAGGTTACGAAGCCGGCATGGACGGAGGCTATTTTGCGGGTGCAGACGCACGAGGGAGTTTCCGAGTAGGCCGCGATCGTCGAAGTTGGCTCTTCTCGCCAGGTTTCTCGCCCGCCGTTACGGTCGAGCAGGCGGGAACCCAAGAGCAGACACAAGCAGACGGCTGGGATCGAAAAGAGCGCAAGAAGTGCTGTTGA
- a CDS encoding Quinolinate phosphoribosyl transferase — translation MAHPQGNLANLLPPSWKTSVTAWLAEDTPSFDYAGFVVGDGPRVATLWGKSSGIIAGRPFFDEVFTQCGCTVEWHAEEGAAVDLSNGKHRVATVKGPVRGILLGERVALNTLARCSGVATKSQRLVSIAREAGYTGVIAGTRKTTPGFRLVEKYGMLVGGADAHRMDLSAMIMLKDNHVWSRGSITDAVKAAKSVGGFSMKVEVEVQSEAEADEAIEAGADVVMLDNFTGDGVKVASRSLKERWQGKRHFLLETSGGLQEDNFEAYLCNDVDILSTSSIHQGVPHIDFSLKIEH, via the exons ATGGCTCACCCTCAAGGAAACCTCGCAAACCTTCTCCCTCCTTCATGGAAAACCTCGGTAACCGCTTGGCTAGCTGAGGATACGCCTTCGTTCGATTACGCCGGCTTCGTTGTCGGTGACGGTCCCCGTGTCGCTACCCTCTGGGGTAAATCCAGCGGCATCATCGCCGGCCGACCCTTCTTCGACGAGGTCTTTACGCAGTGCGGCTGCACCGTCGAGTGGCATGCTGAAGAGGGAGCAGCTGTTGACCTGAGCAATGGCAAGCACCGAGTTGCAACAGTCAAGGGTCCTGTCCGCGGAATTCTCCTCGGTGAGCGCGTTGCTCTGAACACACTTGCACGATGCTCTGGCGTCGCTACCAAGAGCCAGCGACTTGTATCGATTGCGCGTGAGGCGGGGTATACAGGTGTGATTGCAGGAACACGAAAGACAACGCCGGGATTCCGCCTCGTTGAGAAGTACGGCATGCTAGTCGGTGGCGCGGATGCCCACAGAATGGATCTCAGCGCCATGATCATGCTCAAGGATAACCACGTCTGGAGCCGAGGCAGTATCACCGATGCtgtcaaggctgccaagTCAGTCGGTGGCTTCAGTATGAAAGTGGAAGTGGAGGTTCAGAgcgaggctgaggctgacGAGGCCATTGAGGCTGGCGCCGATGTGGTTATGTTGGATAATTTCACTGGCGATGGTGTTAAGGTTGCTTCAAGAAGTCTCAAGGAGCGATGGCAAGGGAAGAGGCATTTCCTGCTTGAGACATCTGGTGGACTTCAGGAAGATAACTTTGAGGCGTACTTGTGTAATG ATGTTGATATTTTGTCAACAAGTTCTATTCATCAGGGAGTGCCGCACATCGATTTCTCACTCAAGATCGAGCACTAG
- a CDS encoding CAP domain-containing protein, protein MKASMFLLGASAILASASPIRNALEKREIEKREMKTEWVYEVVTVTVVAGDEPETTAPAATKPTGVVFMEAPAPKYTAPSTTKEAAKPKKVKKPVSKPSTTKEAPKVTVVTVEPQPESTKETVYESPAPVVEKPKTTVEKVVAKPTKAAEPKVEVPASGGDDLSLDGAYNTVMLAYHNIHRLNHSASALEWDDELAGYAENTANGCVFEHDMKQGNGGYGQNLASWGATSDIDGLKNKAAAGGITNQWYNNEMGNWAFYGQENPPADMNIDLYGHFTQVVWKDSTKVGCATVKCPAGTVLSFPSWYTVCNYNPQGNFGGRYGDNVLKPKGEKRVTV, encoded by the exons ATGAAGGCGTCTATGTTCCTCCTCGGCGCTAGCGCCATCTTGGCTTCGGCCAGCCCTATTCGAAATGCTctcgagaagagagagattgagaagcgAGAGATGAAGACCGAGTGGGTCTACGAGGTTGTTACCGTCActgttgttgctggcgaCGAGCCCGAGACCACGGCTCCTGCGGCCACAAAGCCCACTGGCGTTGTGTTTATGGAAGCCCCTGCTCCCAAGTATACAGCTCCTTCAACCACCAAGGAGGCTGCGAAGCcgaagaaggtcaagaagcctgTTAGCAAGCCCTCAACCACCAAGGAGGCCCCTAAGGTTACGGTCGTTACTGTCGAGCCCCAGCCTGAGTCTACTAAGGAGACCGTCTATGAGTCTCCCGCACCCGTCGtcgagaagcccaagactaCCGTCGAAAAGGTTGTCGCTAAGCCTACCAAGGCTGCCGAGCCCAAGGTTGAGGTCCCTGCTAGCGGCGGTGATGACCTCTCTCTGGATGGTGCCTATAACACTGTTATGCTCGCCTACCACAACATCCACCGTCTTAACCACTCTGCCTCTGCCCTTGAGTGggatgatgagcttgccGGCTACGCCGAGAACACCGCCAACGGTTGTGTTTTCGAGCACGACAT GAAGCAAGGCAATGGCGGCTACGGCCAGAACCTCGCTTCTTGGGGTGCCACAAGCGACATTGATGGCCTCAAGAAtaaggctgctgctggtggtaTTACCAACCAGTGGTACAACAACGAGATGGGCAACTGGGCTTTCTATGGCCAGGAGAACCCTCCTGCTGATATGAACATTGACCTGTACGGTCACTTCACTCAGGTTGTCTGGAAGGACTCCACGAAGGTCGGCTGCGCCACTGTCAAGTGCCCTGCCGGAACTGTTCTCAGCTTCCCTTCTTGGTACACCGTCTGCAACTACAACCCTCAGG GTAACTTTGGCGGCCGTTATGGCGACAACGTTCTCAAGCCCAAGGGCGAGAAGCGCGTTACTGTCTAA
- a CDS encoding nucleoporin complex subunit 54-domain-containing protein — translation MSLFGQAKPSLFGQSQPAQTTAPTQSTGFGLGQPQQQQQGNTLGASIQQPQPQQMPALSQSQAQLSNSLWQPGKETPHQKPILEQMKLVTEKWDPANPNCVFKYYFYNKVDESHVPYYKPQPHEDPREWEEALQNKPAPGFMPVLCSGYAGVADRLKTQQRAVADFNTRLHQINGSLDAILQRHELETEVRAVAARRRQTTISERCLALAARIQVLRNRGYALSGDEDDLSSRLQTLEREVQDPAVGAREEELWSRLIVLRGYADQLSKELDKPTGSEGESIDPEREAKAKRVLEDYEKQIQHIKKELEALSTDYAEWEKTRNPHSK, via the exons ATGTCGCTCTTCGGACAGGCTAAGCCTTCGCTGTTTGGGCAGTCGCAGCCCGCTCAGACAACTGCGCCGACTCAGAGCACAGGATTCGGTCTAGGccagcctcaacaacagcaacaaggCAACACACTCGGCGCATCGATCCAGCAACCACAGCCGCAACAGATGCCAGCTCTATCTCAATCGCAAGCTCAGCTTTCAAACTCGCTATGGCAGCCTGGAAAGGAAACACCGC ACCAGAAGCCGATTCTGGAGCAAATGAAGCTTGTTACCGAGAAATGGGACCCTGCGAACCCCAACTGCGTCTTCAAATACTATTTCTACaacaaggttgatgagagCCACGTTCCTTACTAcaagcctcaacctcacgAAGACCCTCGGGAATGGGAGGAAGCCCTGCAGAACAAGCCAGCCCCAGGGTTCATGCCCGTTCTTTGTTCCGGCTATGCTGGCGTTGCCGACCGCCTTAAAACGCAACAGCGCGCCGTTGCCGACTTCAACACTCGTCTCCACCAGATCAACGGCAGCCTGGATGCCATTCTTCAGCGCCACGAGCTCGAAACTGAGGTTCGCGCTGTCGCAGCCCGTCGACGACAGACAACAATTAGTGAAAGATGCCTAGCGCTTGCTGCGCGGATACAAGTGCTCCGCAACCGTGGCTACGCACTgagtggtgatgaggatgatctGAGCAGCCGCCTGCAGACTCTGGAGCGAGAAGTTCAAGACCCTGCTGTTGGGGCAAGAGAGGAAGAACTATGGAGCCGACTTATTGTGTTGAGAGGCTATGCTGATCAGCTCAGCAAGGAGCTGGATAAGCCTACCGGTTCTGAGGGAGAGAGCATTGATCCAGAGCGAGAAGCCAAAGCAAAACGA GTGCTTGAGGATTATGAGAAGCAGATCCAGCATATCAAGAAAGAGCTCGAGGCTCTATCGACAGATTATGCAGAGTGGGAGAAGACCAGGAACCCGCACTCAAAATAG
- a CDS encoding mitochondrial outer membrane translocase complex, subunit Tom5: protein MFGGFAPPQQSQEEIRALEADAAFTVQGAITTAVLLYLSPFAIDLVGKIF, encoded by the exons ATGTTTGGAGGAT TCGCCCCCCCTCAGCAGTCTCAGGAGGAGATCCGCGCTCTTGAGGCCGATGCTGCCTTTACAGTCCAAGGTGCCATTACCACTGCTGTCCTCCTCTACCTCT CTCCCTTCGCTATCGACCTCGTCGGCAAGATCTTCTAA